One Sanguibacter keddieii DSM 10542 genomic window carries:
- the era gene encoding GTPase Era: protein MSRTPTDAPEGAVHRSGFACFVGRPNAGKSTLTNALVGQKVAITSDRPQTTRHTIRGIVNRPDAQLILVDTPGLHRPRTLLGERLNDLVRDTLSEVDVIAFCLPADQKVGPGDRYIANQLAELNRGRRGTPVIAVVTKADLVTHEQLALHLLSVDQLGEWADIVPVSAKGGYQVGTLADVLVKHLPEGGELYPDGELTDEPEAVMVAELVREAALEGVRDELPHSLAVVVDEILPREGSNGSNPLLDVRVNIFVERDSQKAIIIGRGGSRLRHIGTESRRGIEALLGNRVYLDLHVKVAKDWQRDPKQMRRLGF from the coding sequence ATGAGCCGCACCCCCACCGACGCGCCCGAGGGCGCCGTGCACCGGTCAGGCTTCGCCTGCTTCGTCGGCCGCCCCAACGCGGGCAAGTCGACGCTGACCAACGCGCTCGTCGGGCAGAAGGTCGCGATCACCTCGGACCGTCCGCAGACCACGCGCCACACCATCCGTGGCATCGTCAACCGACCCGACGCGCAGCTGATCCTCGTCGACACCCCGGGTCTGCACCGCCCCAGGACGCTCCTCGGCGAGCGGCTCAACGACCTGGTGCGCGACACGCTGTCCGAGGTCGACGTCATCGCGTTCTGCCTGCCGGCCGACCAGAAGGTCGGCCCGGGTGACCGCTACATCGCGAACCAGCTCGCCGAGCTCAACCGCGGCCGCCGCGGGACCCCGGTCATCGCCGTGGTGACCAAGGCCGACCTCGTCACCCACGAGCAGCTCGCCCTGCACCTGCTGTCGGTGGACCAGCTGGGGGAGTGGGCGGACATCGTCCCCGTGTCCGCCAAGGGCGGCTACCAGGTGGGCACCCTCGCCGACGTGCTCGTCAAGCACCTCCCGGAGGGCGGCGAGCTCTACCCGGACGGTGAGCTCACCGACGAGCCCGAGGCCGTCATGGTCGCCGAGCTGGTCCGCGAGGCCGCCCTCGAGGGCGTCCGCGACGAGCTCCCGCACTCCCTCGCGGTCGTGGTCGACGAGATCCTGCCGCGCGAGGGCTCCAACGGCTCCAACCCGCTGCTCGACGTGCGGGTGAACATCTTCGTCGAGCGGGACAGCCAGAAGGCCATCATCATCGGCCGCGGAGGCTCGCGCCTGCGGCACATCGGCACCGAGTCCCGTCGCGGTATCGAGGCGCTGCTGGGGAACCGGGTGTACCTCGACCTGCACGTCAAGGTCGCCAAGGACTGGCAGCGCGACCCCAAGCAGATGCGCCGACTGGGCTTCTGA